The Deltaproteobacteria bacterium genome segment TTAACCTCAACTGAACGATGATCTTCTGTATGTCAGTGACGGCTATTGGATCGATGCCGGCAAAGGGTTCGTCCAGAAAGATGAAAAGCGGGTCAGTCACCAGGGCTCTCGTTATCTCCACCCTCCGCCTTTCACCGCCAGAAAGGGAGTACGCCTTGCGATTCCGGATAACACTCAATCCTAGTTCGCTTAGGAGAGACTCGAGCCTCTCTTCACGCTGGGATCTCCTAAGGGGAAGGGACTCCAGGATCGCCATGATATTCTCTTCCACAGTGAGCTTGCGAAAAACGGAGGATTCCTGGGGCAGATAACCAATCCCCTTCCTGGCTCTCATGTACATCGGCAGATCCGTGATATCCTCCCCGTTGAGAAGAACCCTACCAGCTTCTGGCCGGATCAGACCGATGACCATGTAAAAGATAGTCGTCTTGCCCGCACCGTTGGGTCCCAGAAGCCCGACCACCTCCCCAGCCCTGACTGAAAGACCTACCCCGTCAACGACCTTTCTCCTCCTAAAGGATTTGCTGAGGCCCTCGGCCAAGAAGACACCTCTTCCCCTGCCGGATCCGTCTGGTTCCCTATCCGCAGTTCGTGCTATGTCCAGATCTCCTCCTCCCATGTCTCCCCACTGTTCGGATGCGCCCGACTTCCCTTCGGATCAATCCGGAACCTTCCCTTTCTCTGGAACCAGAGTCACCCTGACCCGGCCGCCCTGTCCCCCTTCCACGACGCTCCGGTTTTCTCTGACAAAGTATATCACCCGCTGCCCCCTTATCTCGTTCTGTCCCTGTCGAATGACGGGATTTCCTTCGAGAACTATACGTTCCTGCGTCCGGTCATATACGGCCTTTTCA includes the following:
- the lptB gene encoding LPS export ABC transporter ATP-binding protein; translated protein: MGGGDLDIARTADREPDGSGRGRGVFLAEGLSKSFRRRKVVDGVGLSVRAGEVVGLLGPNGAGKTTIFYMVIGLIRPEAGRVLLNGEDITDLPMYMRARKGIGYLPQESSVFRKLTVEENIMAILESLPLRRSQREERLESLLSELGLSVIRNRKAYSLSGGERRRVEITRALVTDPLFIFLDEPFAGIDPIAVTDIQKIIVQLRLKGIGVIITDHNVRETLGICERAYILNQGRILESGSPEEIAKSRKARRIYLGDSFRLERAKVAGSVRERWN